From one Shewanella sp. GD04112 genomic stretch:
- a CDS encoding glucosaminidase domain-containing protein, whose translation MKTGRIGSFTLALALVILAIFSLRVWLIPTIDEPESIVNQLENSVDPVTQVPDFSAINDVAEKKRAFFDFLRPIIQQQNAIIATERDFITDMLALVENDSTLSDKQLAQLNQLFDKYQYAARNVDAKSLNSLLKRVDIIPESMVLIQAANESGWGSSRFAREGFNFFGEWCFSNGCGIVPSSRGSGKTHEVKVFPSVDASVSSYMRNLNSNTAYTLFRSIRADLRSQEAELSADQLIYGLVNYSERQEAYIDELLDMLRHNEKYLVKADA comes from the coding sequence TTGAAAACAGGTAGAATTGGTTCGTTTACACTCGCGTTAGCCCTAGTGATCTTAGCGATTTTTTCGCTGAGAGTCTGGCTCATTCCTACTATTGATGAGCCTGAATCTATCGTTAACCAACTGGAAAACTCCGTTGATCCCGTTACTCAAGTGCCTGACTTTTCTGCCATCAATGATGTGGCGGAAAAAAAGCGTGCCTTTTTTGATTTTCTCAGGCCGATCATTCAACAACAAAATGCCATTATTGCCACCGAGCGTGACTTTATCACCGACATGTTGGCCTTAGTGGAGAACGACAGTACTCTGTCGGATAAGCAGTTAGCGCAGCTCAATCAGTTATTTGATAAATATCAATATGCTGCCCGTAATGTGGATGCAAAATCCCTGAACAGTTTACTGAAACGGGTCGATATTATTCCCGAATCTATGGTGCTTATTCAGGCGGCCAATGAATCGGGATGGGGCAGTTCGCGTTTTGCCCGTGAAGGCTTTAACTTTTTCGGCGAATGGTGTTTTAGCAATGGTTGCGGCATAGTGCCATCCTCTCGTGGTTCGGGCAAAACCCATGAAGTGAAAGTGTTTCCCTCGGTGGACGCTTCAGTGTCTTCCTATATGCGCAATTTGAATTCGAATACGGCATACACGCTGTTTCGCTCAATACGTGCAGATTTACGCTCTCAGGAAGCCGAATTAAGTGCCGACCAACTGATCTATGGACTAGTGAATTATTCTGAAAGGCAAGAGGCTTATATCGACGAGTTACTCGATATGTTACGTCATAATGAAAAATATTTGGTGAAGGCGGATGCATAA
- a CDS encoding YvcK family protein yields the protein MQHQILNQYRHVVAIGGGHGLGRVLSSLDFLGNRLTGIVATTDNGGSTGRLRAEQDCIAWGDLRNCLSQLAHRPSVSSQLFEYRFQGETELSGHNLGNLMLLALDKLCVRPLEAVNLIRHMLKIETNIIPMSEQPTHLVALQASGCKVFGEVNVDKMNEAPIALCLEPQVDATAEACEAISRADLIILGPGSFLTSIMPPLLLPCFAKALAMTTAPVVFIDNLNEETSPAGQFSIEQRIAWCHQVIGKPVITKVLRHSEQVRLGTLMNYFPLRNRHNPQLHDQAGLRDALSAVLRIKSDLPLETLAS from the coding sequence ATGCAGCATCAAATCTTAAATCAATACAGACACGTGGTCGCCATTGGCGGTGGTCACGGCTTGGGTCGAGTACTCTCATCGCTGGATTTTCTGGGCAATCGTCTCACAGGCATTGTTGCAACCACAGATAATGGTGGCTCTACGGGCAGATTACGGGCCGAACAGGACTGTATTGCCTGGGGCGATCTGCGTAATTGTCTGTCTCAACTAGCCCATCGCCCATCGGTGAGCTCGCAATTATTTGAGTACCGCTTTCAGGGCGAAACCGAACTAAGCGGCCACAATCTAGGGAATTTGATGCTGCTTGCCCTCGATAAGCTTTGCGTTAGGCCCCTCGAGGCCGTCAATCTTATACGTCATATGCTTAAGATTGAAACCAATATCATCCCTATGTCAGAACAACCAACCCATTTAGTGGCATTGCAGGCCTCTGGTTGTAAGGTCTTTGGTGAGGTTAATGTCGATAAGATGAATGAGGCGCCAATTGCCTTATGTCTTGAACCACAGGTCGATGCAACTGCCGAAGCCTGTGAGGCCATCAGCCGTGCGGATCTGATTATCCTAGGCCCAGGGAGCTTCCTGACCAGTATTATGCCACCGCTGTTACTGCCCTGCTTTGCTAAAGCCTTAGCGATGACCACTGCGCCCGTGGTTTTTATCGATAATCTGAATGAAGAAACTTCACCAGCTGGCCAGTTTAGTATTGAGCAGCGGATAGCTTGGTGCCATCAAGTGATTGGCAAGCCTGTGATCACTAAAGTGCTACGTCACTCAGAACAAGTGCGCCTTGGCACTTTAATGAATTACTTCCCGTTAAGGAATCGCCACAATCCGCAATTACACGATCAGGCAGGGCTGCGTGATGCGCTCAGTGCAGTATTGAGAATTAAGTCGGATTTACCGCTAGAAACCTTGGCGTCATAA